The following are encoded together in the Ralstonia insidiosa genome:
- the cmk gene encoding (d)CMP kinase gives MSDATASTPYPVITIDGPTASGKGTVAHQVADLLGFHLLDSGSLYRLVALSSMRENVDDHDVDSLVRIASTLDVRFKADHIWLKGEDVSLALRHESVGNQASAIAVHGAVREALHARQRAFLEAPGLVADGRDMGTVVFPEAVLKVFLTASVQARAERRYKQLIAKGFSATVESLSQDLEARDLRDRTRSVAPLRPAQDARQLDSSDMTVDEVVAQVLDWYRQVQGAN, from the coding sequence ATGTCCGACGCCACTGCTTCCACGCCGTATCCGGTCATCACCATCGACGGCCCGACTGCGTCAGGCAAGGGTACCGTCGCCCATCAGGTCGCTGACTTGCTTGGTTTTCACCTGTTGGATAGCGGTTCGTTGTACCGCCTAGTGGCGCTCTCCAGCATGCGGGAGAACGTCGACGACCACGACGTGGACAGCCTCGTACGCATCGCCAGCACGCTGGATGTGCGCTTCAAGGCCGATCACATCTGGCTCAAGGGCGAAGATGTGAGCTTGGCGTTACGCCACGAATCTGTCGGCAACCAGGCCTCGGCGATTGCCGTGCACGGTGCGGTGCGTGAGGCGCTGCACGCACGTCAGCGGGCATTCCTGGAAGCCCCCGGCCTCGTGGCCGATGGCCGCGACATGGGCACGGTGGTTTTCCCCGAAGCGGTGCTCAAGGTGTTCCTCACGGCAAGCGTGCAGGCACGCGCCGAGCGGCGCTATAAACAATTGATTGCAAAGGGTTTTTCTGCTACAGTGGAAAGTCTTTCGCAAGACTTGGAAGCACGTGATTTGCGGGATCGCACCCGCAGTGTCGCGCCGCTACGTCCGGCGCAAGATGCGCGGCAACTGGATTCGTCCGATATGACGGTCGATGAAGTGGTTGCGCAGGTACTGGACTGGTACCGGCAGGTGCAGGGCGCCAATTAG
- a CDS encoding UDP-glucose dehydrogenase family protein, whose protein sequence is MKITIIGSGYVGLVTGACLAELGNDVFCLDVDQKKIDLLNAGGVPIYEPGLKELIERNRAAGRIQFSTDVAASVAHGDVQFIAVGTPPDEDGSADLKYVLAAARNIAQHMNGFKVIVDKSTVPVGTGDKVRAAVAEVLATRGKSDVGFSVVSNPEFLKEGAAVDDFMRPDRIVLGTYADNDGQRAKAIMRTLYAPFNRNHERTFYMDVRSAEFTKYAANSMLATRISFMNEMANLADKVGADIELVRLGIGSDPRIGYSFLYAGTGYGGSCFPKDVQALVRTAQEYGQTLHVLEAVEAVNDKQKEVLVGKIEDRMGADLTGRTFAIWGLAFKPNTDDMREAPSRILIASLLSRGARVQVYDPVAMEEARHALALDLSAEQLERVTFCAGQMDALKNADALVIVTEWKAFRSPDFSAVKALLKTPMVFDGRNLFEPQAMRDAGFEYQAIGRSTQS, encoded by the coding sequence ATGAAAATCACCATCATCGGTAGCGGTTATGTCGGTCTGGTCACCGGCGCGTGTCTGGCGGAGCTTGGCAACGATGTGTTCTGCCTCGACGTCGACCAGAAGAAGATCGACCTGCTCAACGCCGGCGGCGTGCCCATCTACGAACCGGGCTTGAAAGAGCTGATCGAGCGTAACCGCGCGGCCGGTCGCATTCAGTTTTCGACCGATGTGGCGGCCAGCGTCGCGCACGGTGATGTGCAGTTCATCGCCGTCGGCACGCCGCCTGATGAGGATGGCTCGGCTGACCTGAAGTACGTGCTGGCGGCTGCGCGCAACATCGCGCAGCACATGAACGGCTTCAAGGTGATCGTCGACAAGTCGACCGTGCCCGTTGGCACCGGCGACAAGGTGCGCGCTGCCGTGGCCGAAGTGCTTGCCACGCGCGGCAAGTCCGATGTCGGCTTCTCGGTGGTGTCGAACCCCGAGTTCCTGAAGGAAGGTGCCGCAGTGGACGACTTCATGCGCCCGGACCGCATCGTGCTCGGTACCTATGCCGACAACGACGGCCAGCGCGCCAAGGCCATCATGCGCACGCTCTACGCGCCGTTCAACCGCAACCACGAGCGCACCTTCTATATGGATGTGCGCTCGGCCGAATTCACCAAGTACGCTGCCAACTCCATGCTGGCCACGCGTATCTCGTTCATGAACGAGATGGCCAACTTGGCCGACAAGGTGGGCGCTGACATCGAACTCGTGCGCCTGGGCATCGGCTCCGACCCGCGCATCGGTTACAGCTTCCTTTATGCCGGTACCGGCTACGGCGGCTCGTGCTTCCCGAAGGACGTGCAGGCGCTGGTGCGCACTGCGCAGGAGTATGGGCAGACGCTGCACGTGCTGGAGGCCGTCGAGGCCGTCAACGACAAGCAGAAGGAAGTGCTGGTCGGCAAGATTGAAGACCGCATGGGTGCAGACCTGACCGGCCGTACGTTCGCCATCTGGGGCTTGGCTTTCAAGCCGAATACCGATGACATGCGTGAAGCGCCGAGCCGTATCCTGATCGCTTCGCTGCTGTCGCGCGGCGCACGCGTGCAGGTGTATGACCCGGTCGCCATGGAAGAGGCCCGTCACGCACTGGCGCTCGATCTTTCTGCTGAGCAGCTGGAACGTGTGACGTTCTGCGCTGGTCAGATGGACGCGCTCAAGAACGCTGACGCGCTGGTCATCGTGACCGAGTGGAAGGCGTTCCGCAGCCCGGACTTCAGCGCCGTGAAGGCGCTGTTGAAGACGCCGATGGTGTTCGACGGCCGCAACTTGTTCGAGCCGCAAGCCATGCGCGATGCGGGCTTTGAATACCAGGCCATCGGGCGCTCCACCCAATCGTAA
- a CDS encoding prephenate dehydrogenase produces MASSFSSSRLVIVGVGLIGGSLALALRRAGVVGQIVGVGRSAASLEAAIRLGVIDEALPMEEAVRGADMVVLCAPVAQTLPLLLAMQPHLGPDTIVTDAGSTKSDVIMAAKTALGDQVSQFVPAHPIAGRELNGVEAALADLYVGKKTVLCPLQENRRVDVARVQAMWEVAGAHCHIMSAVQHDAVFAAVSHLPHVLSYALVAQIINAEDGALKLDFAGGGFRDFTRIAASSPEMWRDICLSNREALLRELNTYEAVIGRLKTMIAERDGASLERVFRRASEARLAWPQRVAPTTQPE; encoded by the coding sequence GTGGCCTCTTCTTTTTCCAGTTCCCGGTTGGTGATCGTCGGTGTTGGCCTAATTGGCGGTTCACTGGCGTTGGCGTTGCGCCGCGCGGGTGTGGTCGGGCAGATCGTGGGTGTCGGGCGGTCGGCTGCGTCGCTTGAAGCGGCAATCCGGCTGGGCGTGATCGACGAGGCGCTGCCGATGGAAGAAGCCGTGCGCGGCGCCGATATGGTCGTGCTCTGCGCGCCGGTGGCGCAAACGCTGCCGCTGCTGCTCGCCATGCAGCCACACCTGGGGCCCGACACCATCGTCACGGATGCCGGCAGCACCAAGTCCGACGTCATCATGGCCGCCAAGACAGCGCTGGGTGATCAAGTCAGCCAGTTCGTACCGGCACATCCGATTGCCGGCCGCGAGTTGAATGGCGTGGAGGCAGCACTGGCTGATCTCTACGTCGGCAAGAAAACCGTGCTGTGCCCGCTGCAGGAAAACCGCCGTGTTGATGTCGCCCGCGTGCAGGCAATGTGGGAAGTGGCGGGCGCACACTGCCACATCATGTCGGCCGTGCAGCACGACGCGGTGTTCGCGGCGGTCAGCCACTTGCCGCACGTGCTGTCGTACGCGCTGGTCGCACAGATCATCAATGCCGAAGACGGCGCGCTCAAGCTCGATTTTGCTGGCGGCGGTTTCCGCGATTTCACGCGCATCGCTGCTTCGTCGCCCGAGATGTGGCGCGACATCTGCTTGTCGAACCGCGAAGCACTGCTGCGCGAGTTGAACACCTATGAAGCCGTGATCGGCCGCCTGAAGACGATGATTGCCGAGCGCGATGGCGCCTCGCTTGAGCGCGTGTTCCGCCGCGCGAGCGAAGCACGCCTGGCTTGGCCGCAACGCGTAGCGCCAACTACGCAACCCGAATAA
- the aroA gene encoding 3-phosphoshikimate 1-carboxyvinyltransferase, which yields MEHLDVGPLKAARGTIKLPGSKSISNRVLLLAALARGETVVRELLDSDDTRVMLAALDKLGVSVERLGDNAYRVTGTGGRFPSKSADLFMGNAGTAIRPLTAALALQGGEYTLHGVPRMHERPIGDLVDGLRQVGARIDYTGNEGYPPLAIHAAPVKIEAPIRVRGDVSSQFLTALLMSLPLVESAGNVTIEVIGELISKPYIEITLNLMARFGVQVERDGWASFSVPTGVAYKAPGEIFVEGDASSASYFLAAGALGGGPVRVEGVGMSSIQGDVRFADALNRMGANVMAGDNWIEVRGVERDDGKLHAVELDCNHIPDAAMTLAVAALFADGTTTLTNIASWRVKETDRLSAMATELRKLGAEVEEGADYIRVTPPSQWTPPAGGIDTYDDHRMAMAFSLAAFGPVAVRINDPRCVAKTFPDYFTAFSGITI from the coding sequence ATGGAACATCTCGACGTCGGTCCGCTGAAGGCGGCGCGCGGCACTATCAAGCTGCCGGGCTCGAAGAGCATCTCCAATCGCGTGCTGTTGTTGGCTGCGCTCGCGCGGGGCGAAACCGTTGTGCGCGAATTGCTGGATTCTGACGACACGCGTGTCATGCTGGCTGCGCTCGACAAGCTCGGCGTCTCGGTCGAGCGCCTGGGCGATAACGCTTACCGCGTCACCGGCACCGGCGGCCGTTTCCCGAGCAAATCAGCGGATTTGTTCATGGGCAACGCCGGTACTGCCATCCGCCCGCTGACGGCCGCGCTGGCACTCCAAGGCGGTGAGTACACGCTGCACGGTGTGCCACGCATGCACGAACGACCGATCGGCGATCTGGTCGATGGTTTGCGCCAGGTTGGCGCGCGCATCGACTACACCGGCAACGAAGGCTATCCGCCGCTGGCGATCCACGCCGCGCCGGTCAAGATCGAGGCGCCCATCCGCGTGCGCGGCGATGTGTCCAGCCAGTTCCTGACCGCGCTGCTGATGTCGCTGCCGCTGGTCGAGTCCGCGGGCAACGTCACCATCGAAGTGATTGGTGAGCTGATCTCCAAGCCCTATATCGAGATCACGCTGAACCTGATGGCGCGCTTTGGCGTGCAGGTCGAGCGTGACGGTTGGGCGTCGTTCTCGGTGCCGACCGGCGTCGCCTACAAAGCGCCGGGCGAGATCTTCGTGGAAGGCGATGCCTCGTCGGCGTCGTACTTCCTGGCGGCCGGCGCGCTGGGCGGCGGGCCAGTGCGCGTGGAGGGCGTCGGCATGTCCAGCATCCAGGGCGACGTCCGCTTTGCTGACGCACTCAACCGCATGGGTGCCAACGTCATGGCCGGCGACAACTGGATCGAAGTGCGCGGCGTCGAGCGCGACGACGGCAAGCTGCACGCGGTCGAGTTGGATTGCAACCACATCCCCGATGCGGCGATGACGCTGGCTGTGGCCGCGCTGTTTGCCGACGGCACCACCACGCTCACCAACATCGCAAGCTGGCGCGTCAAGGAAACTGATCGCCTGTCCGCCATGGCCACCGAACTGCGCAAGCTCGGCGCCGAAGTGGAAGAGGGTGCCGACTACATCCGCGTGACGCCGCCGTCGCAATGGACACCGCCTGCCGGCGGCATCGACACCTACGACGACCACCGCATGGCGATGGCCTTCTCGCTGGCCGCGTTCGGCCCGGTGGCGGTGCGCATCAACGACCCGCGCTGCGTCGCCAAGACGTTCCCGGACTATTTCACGGCGTTCAGCGGCATCACCATCTGA
- the rfaE1 gene encoding D-glycero-beta-D-manno-heptose-7-phosphate kinase: MTKTALASEQIQAARILVVGDMMLDRYWFGDVERISPEAPVPVVQIKRSDERLGGAANVARNAAALGAQVGMLGVIGDDEPGRSIETLLGESQVTGHLHRDPAVNTTIKLRVLARQQQLIRVDFENPPTHEVLMSVLDRFGTLVPQHDVVVLSDYGKGGLTHVGKMIEASRQAGRRVLVDPKGDDYSRYKGATMITPNRAEMRQVVGSWKSEQDLTIRAQNLRRELQLEALLLTRSEEGMTLYTEHEVLHVSAQAREVYDVSGAGDTVIATLATMLGAGASLKEAVQYANRAGSIVVGKLGTAVVTYAELFN, encoded by the coding sequence ATGACCAAGACTGCACTCGCTTCCGAACAAATCCAGGCCGCCCGCATCCTCGTGGTGGGCGACATGATGCTCGACCGCTACTGGTTTGGCGACGTTGAGCGGATTTCGCCCGAAGCCCCAGTGCCCGTTGTGCAGATCAAGCGCTCGGACGAGCGCCTGGGCGGTGCCGCCAACGTGGCGCGCAACGCCGCCGCGCTAGGTGCTCAGGTGGGTATGCTGGGTGTGATCGGCGACGACGAGCCCGGTCGCAGCATCGAAACGCTGCTCGGCGAAAGCCAAGTCACGGGCCATTTGCATCGCGATCCGGCCGTCAACACGACGATCAAGCTGCGTGTGCTGGCACGTCAGCAGCAGTTGATCCGCGTCGATTTCGAGAACCCGCCCACGCACGAAGTGCTGATGTCGGTGCTCGACCGTTTTGGCACGCTGGTGCCGCAGCACGATGTGGTGGTGCTGTCCGACTACGGCAAGGGCGGTTTGACGCACGTAGGCAAGATGATCGAGGCTTCGCGTCAGGCTGGCCGCCGTGTGCTGGTCGATCCGAAGGGTGACGATTATTCGCGCTACAAGGGCGCGACCATGATCACGCCCAACCGCGCCGAGATGCGCCAAGTGGTCGGTTCGTGGAAGTCGGAGCAGGATCTGACCATCCGCGCACAGAACCTGCGCCGCGAGCTGCAGTTGGAAGCGCTGTTGCTGACGCGCTCGGAAGAGGGCATGACGCTCTACACCGAGCACGAAGTGCTGCACGTGTCGGCCCAGGCACGTGAGGTGTACGACGTGTCGGGCGCCGGCGACACCGTGATCGCCACGCTGGCCACCATGCTGGGTGCCGGCGCCAGCCTCAAGGAAGCCGTGCAATACGCCAACCGTGCGGGCAGCATCGTGGTCGGCAAGCTGGGCACGGCCGTTGTGACTTACGCAGAACTCTTCAACTGA
- a CDS encoding integration host factor subunit beta yields the protein MPMTKSELVEKLAARFPQLLLRDADIAVKTILDAMSDALADGHRIEIRGFGSFGLNRRPPRVGRNPKSGEKVLVPEKRVPHFKAGKELRERVDRSLAQQGEPSSEGEPAVSLMVVKAARQADGKRQTAGFPADVAVPLAMSR from the coding sequence ATGCCCATGACCAAGTCCGAACTCGTGGAGAAGCTGGCCGCCCGCTTTCCGCAACTGCTGCTGCGGGACGCGGACATCGCGGTCAAGACGATCCTGGATGCGATGTCCGACGCCCTGGCGGACGGCCACCGCATCGAGATTCGCGGATTCGGCAGCTTTGGTCTGAATCGTCGTCCGCCGCGCGTTGGACGTAACCCCAAGTCCGGCGAGAAGGTGCTGGTGCCCGAGAAGCGGGTGCCGCACTTCAAGGCGGGTAAGGAATTGCGCGAACGGGTCGATCGCAGCCTGGCGCAACAGGGTGAACCTTCTTCGGAGGGCGAGCCAGCTGTGTCACTGATGGTTGTCAAGGCAGCCCGGCAGGCTGATGGCAAGCGCCAGACCGCCGGTTTTCCGGCGGATGTGGCGGTACCGCTGGCCATGTCGCGCTAA
- the rpsA gene encoding 30S ribosomal protein S1: MSQINESFAALFEESIAKSNMKAGEVISAEVVRIDHNFVVVNAGLKSEAFVPVEEFLNDQGELEVQVGDYVSVAIDALENGYGDTILSRDKAKRLASWLNLEKALESGEIISGTVTGKVKGGLTVMVNGIRAFLPGSLVDVRPIKDTTPYEGKTLEFKVIKLDRKRNNVVLSRRAVVEATLGEERQKLMETLKEGAIVNGIVKNITDYGAFVDLGGIDGLLHITDLAWRRVRHPSEVLSVGQEITAKILKFDQEKNRVSLGVKQLGEDPWVGISRRYPQGTRLFGKVTNLTDYGAFVEIEAGIEGLVHVSEMDWTNKNVAPSKVVQLGDEVEVMVLDIDEDKRRISLGMKQCKANPWDDFGRNHKKGDKLSGQIKSITDFGVFIGLPGGIDGLVHLSDLSWQETGEEAVRKYKKGDEVEAVVLAIDIDKERISLGIKQLSGDPFNNFVSTNDKGSIVQVTIKAVDPKGAVVQLADDVEGYLRASEISSDRVEDARNVLKEGETMTAMIVNIDRKSRNINVSIKAKDSADQQEAMQKFSADTGTAGTTNLGALLKAKLNETNQ; encoded by the coding sequence ATGTCCCAAATTAACGAATCTTTTGCCGCCCTGTTCGAAGAGTCGATCGCCAAGTCCAATATGAAGGCTGGCGAAGTGATCTCTGCGGAAGTTGTGCGTATTGACCACAACTTCGTCGTTGTGAACGCGGGCCTGAAGTCTGAAGCATTTGTTCCGGTCGAAGAATTCCTGAACGACCAGGGCGAGCTGGAAGTGCAAGTCGGCGACTACGTTTCGGTCGCAATCGACGCACTGGAAAACGGCTACGGCGACACCATCCTGTCGCGCGACAAGGCCAAGCGCCTGGCTTCGTGGCTGAACCTTGAGAAGGCACTGGAATCCGGCGAGATCATCTCCGGTACCGTGACCGGCAAGGTGAAGGGCGGCCTGACCGTCATGGTCAACGGTATTCGTGCATTCCTCCCGGGTTCGCTCGTCGACGTGCGTCCGATCAAGGACACCACGCCGTACGAAGGCAAGACCCTCGAATTCAAGGTCATCAAGCTGGACCGCAAGCGCAACAACGTTGTGCTGTCGCGCCGTGCCGTGGTTGAAGCCACGCTGGGCGAAGAGCGTCAGAAGCTGATGGAAACGCTCAAGGAAGGCGCGATCGTCAACGGTATCGTCAAGAACATCACCGACTACGGCGCGTTCGTGGATCTGGGTGGCATCGACGGTCTGCTGCACATCACCGACCTGGCATGGCGTCGTGTGCGTCACCCGAGCGAAGTGCTGTCGGTTGGCCAAGAAATCACCGCCAAGATCCTCAAGTTCGACCAAGAGAAGAACCGCGTCTCGCTGGGCGTCAAGCAACTGGGCGAAGATCCGTGGGTCGGCATCTCGCGTCGTTACCCGCAAGGCACCCGCCTGTTCGGCAAGGTGACCAACCTGACCGACTACGGCGCGTTCGTTGAGATCGAAGCCGGTATCGAAGGCCTGGTCCACGTGTCGGAAATGGACTGGACCAACAAGAACGTGGCTCCGTCGAAGGTTGTCCAGCTGGGCGACGAAGTGGAAGTCATGGTTCTGGATATCGACGAAGACAAGCGTCGTATCAGCCTGGGCATGAAGCAGTGCAAGGCCAATCCGTGGGACGATTTCGGCCGTAACCACAAGAAGGGCGACAAGCTGTCGGGTCAGATCAAGTCGATCACCGACTTCGGCGTGTTCATCGGTCTGCCGGGCGGCATCGACGGCCTGGTGCACCTGTCGGACCTGTCGTGGCAAGAGACCGGCGAAGAAGCCGTTCGCAAGTACAAGAAGGGCGACGAGGTGGAAGCCGTTGTGCTGGCCATCGACATCGACAAGGAACGCATCTCGCTGGGTATCAAGCAGCTGTCGGGCGATCCGTTCAACAACTTCGTGTCGACCAACGACAAGGGTTCGATCGTGCAAGTCACGATCAAGGCCGTTGATCCGAAGGGCGCCGTGGTGCAACTGGCTGACGACGTGGAAGGTTACCTGCGTGCCTCGGAAATCTCGAGCGACCGCGTGGAAGATGCCCGCAACGTGCTGAAGGAAGGCGAAACGATGACCGCGATGATCGTCAACATCGATCGCAAGTCGCGCAACATCAACGTTTCGATCAAGGCCAAGGACAGCGCCGACCAACAAGAAGCGATGCAGAAGTTCTCGGCGGATACCGGCACGGCTGGTACCACGAACCTCGGCGCGCTGCTGAAGGCCAAGCTGAACGAAACCAACCAGTAA
- a CDS encoding LapA family protein, whose protein sequence is MKFLVWVIRLLLFVLLFALALHNTAEVSLVLPFGVAWHAPLILIALAFFVAGILLAMLAMTPRVVRHRFTASRLRRQIGRMKKAEEVVEPTAPVVADSPYHVPGPKV, encoded by the coding sequence ATGAAATTTCTCGTCTGGGTCATCCGCCTCCTGTTGTTTGTGCTGCTCTTTGCGCTGGCATTGCACAACACGGCGGAAGTCTCGCTGGTGTTGCCGTTTGGCGTGGCCTGGCATGCGCCGCTGATTCTGATCGCACTGGCATTCTTTGTGGCCGGGATTCTGCTCGCCATGCTGGCGATGACGCCGCGTGTAGTGCGCCATCGCTTTACCGCCAGCCGCTTGCGTCGTCAGATTGGTCGCATGAAGAAGGCGGAAGAGGTGGTCGAGCCGACTGCCCCCGTCGTTGCCGACTCCCCCTATCACGTTCCCGGCCCCAAGGTCTGA
- the lapB gene encoding lipopolysaccharide assembly protein LapB, with the protein MDFDLWWLLAIPLVFGLGWVAARLDARQLRTEQSSLPRSYFKGLNFLLNEQPDKAIDAFIEVARLDPETTELHFALGSLFRRRGETERAIRVHQNLVNRPDLPASERDHALYELGQDFLRAGLLDRAEESLRKLMEGTFAEPAKRVLLELYEVEKEWRKAIDAARELQTLQGKDYAVQIAQFCCELAQESLQRKDVPTAIEWLERALQENPKNVRATIQLGDVAQGQGDTEGAIKRWRSIEQQNPAFLPLVAERLMKAYAQLGRAAEGLAWLRSKMDARLGPELLDTVYKYELDVHGIDDAVALMRDQIRRQPSLMALTRLVEAEATRASEAVGHEAAATADVAESALADPVEAGGNADIQRAQDLGAIRDLLQSRTRNLARYTCQECGFRARLFYWQCPGCNRWETYSPRRTETLGGSGGASM; encoded by the coding sequence ATGGACTTCGATCTCTGGTGGCTGTTGGCCATCCCGTTGGTGTTTGGCTTGGGCTGGGTTGCCGCGCGACTCGACGCCCGCCAGTTGCGCACCGAACAGTCGTCGCTGCCGCGCTCCTATTTCAAGGGGCTGAATTTCCTGCTCAATGAGCAGCCGGACAAGGCCATCGACGCCTTCATTGAGGTGGCACGCCTCGACCCGGAAACCACCGAATTGCACTTCGCGCTCGGCAGTCTGTTCCGCCGCCGCGGCGAGACCGAGCGCGCCATCCGCGTGCACCAGAATCTCGTCAACCGTCCTGATCTGCCGGCCAGCGAGCGCGACCACGCGTTGTATGAACTCGGCCAGGATTTCTTGCGCGCTGGCCTGCTGGACCGCGCAGAAGAGTCCCTGCGCAAGCTGATGGAAGGCACGTTTGCCGAACCCGCCAAGCGCGTACTGCTGGAGCTGTACGAAGTCGAAAAGGAATGGCGCAAAGCCATCGATGCCGCGCGTGAGCTGCAGACCTTGCAGGGTAAGGACTACGCTGTCCAGATCGCGCAGTTCTGCTGTGAGCTGGCGCAGGAATCGTTGCAACGCAAGGACGTGCCGACCGCCATTGAGTGGCTCGAGCGCGCGCTGCAGGAGAACCCGAAGAACGTTCGCGCCACCATCCAGTTGGGCGATGTGGCGCAAGGGCAGGGCGATACCGAGGGCGCAATCAAGCGTTGGCGCAGCATTGAGCAGCAGAATCCGGCATTCCTGCCGCTGGTGGCTGAGCGGCTGATGAAGGCATACGCACAGCTCGGCCGTGCCGCGGAAGGGCTGGCGTGGCTGCGCTCTAAGATGGATGCCCGCCTGGGGCCGGAGTTGCTCGATACGGTCTACAAGTATGAACTGGACGTGCACGGTATCGACGATGCCGTGGCGCTGATGCGTGATCAGATCCGCCGTCAGCCGTCGCTGATGGCGTTGACGCGCCTGGTAGAGGCTGAGGCGACGCGTGCTTCCGAGGCGGTCGGCCATGAGGCCGCCGCTACGGCTGATGTGGCCGAGAGTGCGCTGGCGGATCCCGTTGAGGCTGGTGGCAATGCCGACATCCAGCGCGCGCAGGATCTTGGCGCCATTCGCGATCTTCTGCAAAGCCGTACGCGCAACCTGGCGCGCTATACGTGCCAGGAGTGCGGTTTCCGCGCACGTCTGTTCTATTGGCAATGCCCCGGCTGCAACCGCTGGGAAACCTACTCACCGCGCCGTACCGAAACGCTTGGCGGCAGCGGCGGGGCCAGCATGTAA